The stretch of DNA GGGGCGCAGCACCACGACCCGACGGTGTGGATGCTCGCCGGCGTAGGCGCGGACCGCCTCCTCGGCGTGCAGCGCCTCCTGGACCGCCGCGAAGCGGGCGGCGGCGCGCAACGGCTCCTGCTCGGTGAGCGGCACGCGATTGCGCTCGGCGGCGCCGTAGACCATCGCCGACGACACGTGCACCAGGGCCCCGACCCCAGCGGCGTCGGCCGCATCCAGCACGCGACGCGTGCTCTGGACCGACGTCGCCAGCAGGTCACGACGGAAGCGTGTCACGTCGTCGGCCAGGACGGCGTTGACGACCACGTCGACATCTGCGAAGAGCCGGGAGAGCAGCGCATCGCGCAGATCGGCGCGCACGAACTGCACACCGGCCGGCAGGCGGGCGGGGCGTTCGCGGTCGACCACGACGACCCGACCGAGGTCGGGGTCCGCGGCCAGGCGGGCCAGCAGCGCGTCCGCCGTCGCGCCGCGCACACCCGTGACGGCCACACGCACGCCCGTACGGGCGTCGTGGTCCGCAGATGCCACGTTCATGGGTCGTACACCTGTCACTCGTCGTCTTCCAGCGCGGAGGGCCGACGCGAACGGCCCACCACACCACCGATCGCGGTCTACCATGACCGTATGAGCGATCCATTCGGCGGCAACTTCGATCCGCGGATGTTCGAGCAGGTACCACTGTTCCGTGAGCTCGCCAAGGTCATGTCGTGGACCGGTGGTCCCGTCAACTGGGATCTCGCGCTGCAGACCGCCTCGTCCGTCACCGCCTCCGGCGCGCCGCGAACCGACCGGGACGAGCGCGAGTTCGCCGACGCGGTGCACGTGGCCGAACTGTGGCTCGACGAGGCCACCGGGCTGCGTGCCGTCGCAGGCGCGGTACGCGCCTTGTCGCCACGCGAGTGGGTGACGGCCGCGGCCACCGACACCGGTCTCGGCCTGCTCGTCGAACCGCTCGCGGCCGGCATGGGCCACGCGCTGCACCAGAGCATGCCCGAGCAGCTGCGCGGGATGGAGGGTCAGCCGGGGTTCGCCGACGCGATCCGGCAATCGTTCGGCGCGATGGGCGCGATGATGTACGGCGTCCAGATCGGCACGATCGCGGGCAACCTGTCCGGCCAGCTGCTGGGCGCCTACGACCTCGGTGTGCCCGTGATCGACGCGCGCACGGTCGCGACCGTGGGTGACCACCACGAGTCGTTCGCCGCCGACTACGACGTCGAGCCGGCCGAGATGCGCTACTGGCTGGCCCTGCGCGAGGCGATGTTCAGACGCATGTGGGCCGGCGTCGCGTGGCTCCAGCCGCACCTCTCAGGACTGATCAGCGAGTTCGCCACGGCGGCCGAGTTCAATCCCGAGCGCCTGATGGACCAGCTCGGCGCCGGCGGTCTCGACCCGTCCAACCTGGAGTCGCTGTCCGACGCGCTGGGCGGCTCGGACTTCGTCGTCGAGCCGACGGCGGACCAGCAGCGGGTGCTCGGCCATCTGCAGGCACTGGTGGCGTTCGTGGAGGCCTACGCCGAGCTCGCGGTCCGGACGGCGGCCGGAACCCGCCTCGGTGCACTCACCCGCATCGAAGAGGCAATGCGCCGCCGGCGCGCGGCACAGGGACCCGGCGAGCAGACGCTGCACCAGCTGATCGGGCTCGACCTCGTGCCACGACAGATCCGCGACGCACGCAGCTTCTGCGACGCCGTCATCGCCGCGCGGGGCCAGGTGGGCCTGGACCGCGTGTGGGACGACGCCACCCACCTGCCCACGACCGATGACTTCTCGGATCCGAGCCGGTGGCTCGTGCGCATGGCGGCGGTCGAGCTGGAGGATCCGCGCGAGGACCCGCCGAGCACGGACTGACCGGCACCGGGCGCGGCGACCGCGACCCACGCGTGCTCGCTTGTGTGCAACGTGCGCCGACCATCGACGCAGATCCCCGCCCACCCGCTCGCTCCGCTCGCCCCCGCCCCGGCAGGGTGCGGTCGCACCGGATGGCGGGCGCACGCCGTCACCAGCCGTGCGTACGGCGTTCACGCTGCGGTGTTCGATCCGGTCACCCGTCGGCCATTTCCGAAGTTTTTCGCGGCGGCGTCCAGGTGTCGGCGTTTTCGCTGCTCAGCACGGTTAACGGGTGTCGAACAACGAGACATCCACAGGTTGTCCACAGAAGTTGTCCCCAGCCCGCTGACGGTTTGCCCAGCGCCTCGAATCGAACATCCACAACCTGTGGACTGGCCTGTGGATAACCAGGTTGACGAACCGCGCATCCGCGCCGTACTGTCGTTGCCGTTCCATTCGGCCCTCGTGATGATCGGTCCGCAGCCCAAGGGGAAGGGGTTGCGAGCCAGTCTCACAGGGCCGTTTGGCATCTCACGTCGCGGCGTCGTCCACAGCTTCGGCACCGCCGTCATCCACAGCCGGGACGACGAGGCACACGCGGTTGCCCCGCCCCTCATGCAGCGAAGCGGTAGGGGGAACGTCATGACCCCCGTCGAGCACGAGCCGGCCCCCCTCTGCCTCGATCAGTGCCCGTGCCAGCGGCAGCCCGCGGCCACCCCCGTCGGCGAGGTCGTCCACGGTCGGTCCCGGCCCCTCGTCGCCGACGCACAACCGCACCCACGTCCGTTCGCCCCGCCGGACGGGTTCGAGCCAGACGGTCACGTCGCCACGACCATGAGTGAGCGCGTTGTCGAGCAGGACCTGCAACGCCTGCCCGACCGCGGCCGGTCGCACGCGCACCAGCGGGACAGCGGTGCGGGTCACGCGCACCGCACGTCCGGCGGCATCAGCGATCGTGCGCCACGCGTCGAGCCGCTCCATCGTCAGCGCCCGCAGGTCGACGACCGAGGCACGGACGCCAGCGTCGGCCAGCGCCAGCAACTCGTCGAGTGTGGCCTCGAGCCGGTCGACCTCGGCGTCCGCCGCAGCCAGGGAGGCGCTCGGGGTACCGAGCTCGGCCGCCAGCGCTTCGAGGTTGAGCCGCAGCGCAGTCAACGGTGTCCGCAGCTGGTGCGACGCGTCGGCCGACAGCGACGCGCTGCGCTCGAGCGCGCTCCGCAGCCGGGCCGCCGTCGCGTCGAGCGACGCGGCGATGCGGTCGATCTCGGCGATGTCGCTACGCGCCGCGTGGCCCCCGAAGTCGCCCTCGCCCAGCCGGCGGGCGGAGTCGGCGACGGCCTCCAGGGGCCTGGCCAGCTGGCGTGCCCGCCACGATGCCAGCGCAGCACCCACGGTCAACGCCGTGCCGCCCAGCACGACGATCACCAGCCAGGCACTGCTCACGCGCGCCGCCGCCGCATCGGCCGGGGCGGCCACGCGGACGATCACCGGCGTGGCGTTGACCCGCGCGACGACAGCGACGACCAGGGCGTTGCCGATGCGCTCACCCGCCGGCGAGCCGGGCCGTGTCGCACGGACCGGACGGTCGTCGAACACGGTGCCCGGCGCGACGCCGCTGGAGTCACGCACGGCCCGACCACCCAGATCGAGGACGGTGACGCGGGCGTCGAGCACGCGGGCGACCATTCCGACGCGGCCCGTCAGCTCCGCCGGATCGTCGGCGACGTCGAGCACGTCGGCGAGCTGCTCGGCGCGCTGTGCCAGCGCCGTGATCTCCTGGCTGTAGACCCACTGGCGGGCGACCACCGCCAGTGGCAGTCCGAGCAGGAGCACCGCGACGCCCACGGCGACGAGCATCAACCGGACGAGCCGGTCGCGGATGCCGCTGGCCTCACGTGCCGCGGTCGACGACGAACGCGAGGCCCGGACCCGATCGGGGGCCGCGTCGTCGCGCGGCGCGACGGCGCCCGTCACGCGACGGGTTCCGACTGCGGGGGATCGTCTGCGTCGTTCTCGAAGCGGAACCCGATGCCGCGCACGGTCGTGATGTAGCGCGGCGCACTGGCCGCGTCGCCGAGCTTGCGGCGCAGCCATGACAGGTGCATGTCGACGGTCTTCGACGAGCCACCCCAGGTCGTCTCCCACACGTCGCGCAGCAACTGCTCGCGGGACACGACCCGTCCCGCGTGCTCGACCAGCAGCCGCAGCACGTCGAACTCCTTGGGGGTCAGCTCCAGCTCGTCGTCGGCGCGCCACGCCCGGCGGGCGGCGGGATCGACCCGGACGTCCTGCGCGACGAGCATCGAGCGCTCGGCGGGCATCGCCTCGGCCCCGCGGCGGAGCAGCGCCCGCAGCCGCGCCAGCAGCTCGGCGAGGCGGAACGGCTTGGTCACGTAGTCGTCGGCGCCGGCGTCGAGACCGACCACGACGTCGGCCTCGGTGGTGCGGGCGGTGAGCATCAGCACCCGCGCCTGCGGCGCCCGGCGACGGAGCCTGCGGCACACCTCGACGCCGTCGAGGTCGGGCAGCCCGAGATCGAGGACCACGGCGTCCACGCCGGCCGCGTTGGCCAGCGCCTGTTGGCCGGAGCTCACCCGCGTCACGTCGTACCCGCTGCCGCGCAGCGCCGCAACAAGCGGTCGGGCGATGCCATCGTCGTCCTCGACCAACAGAATGGACGGTGCCCGTCCAGTTCCTCGATCCATGTTCGCCAGTCCCTGCGCCGCGCGCGTCGGCCCGACCGGATCTCCCGGTCGACTTTACCGGATCTTTGCGACTCCACACTACGGCGTTGGGACTGCCCTCCTAGCGTTGGACCTGTACCTCTGGAGCGCCACCTGTCACGACAGCCCGCGAGGAGCCGCATAGCTATGACGGACTACACCTCAGTCGAATCCACGCAGCCGATCGAGTCGCATCGGCCGTCGACCGGGGACCCGACCGACCAGCGGCCGCCCACGCTGCCGCCGCCTCCGCCGCCGCGCCGTCGCCGGCCCACGACGCTGCTGCTCGTCGTCGTGACCGCGCTCATCGCCGCGGCGCTCGCCTATCCGGCTGGACGCCGCGCCGCCGAGCCACAGCAGCAGCCCGAACCGGTCGCCGACGTCCAGGCAGACGACGCGCCCGCGGACGACGCGCCCGCTGTGCTCGACGCGCCGTCACCTGTGCCGGAGATCGCACGGACGGTGCTGCCGTCGGTGGCACAAGTCATCGTCGGCCAGGGCGGCGGCTCGGCAGTGATCTACCGCTCTGACGGCTACCTCGTGACCAACAACCACGTGGTCGAGGGGGCGCCGCAGGTCCAGGTGGTGCTCGCCGACGGACGCCGGCGCGACGCCGAGGTCGTCGGCACCGCCGGACCGCCGATCAGCGATCTGGCCGTGCTCAAGATCGACGACACCGATCTGCCGGCGGCGACGTTCGCGACCGATGCACCCGAGATCGGCAGCACCGCGGTGGCCATCGGCTCGCCCTTCGGCCTGGACGCCACCGTGACCGCCGGTGTGGTCAGCGCCCTGGACCGCGAGCTGATCGGTGGCGACGAACAACTCGGCATGCTCATCCAGACCGACGCCGCCATCAACCCCGGCAATTCGGGCGGCGCGCTGGTGGACGACCGGGGTCGGATCGTCGGCATCAACACCGCGATCCTGTCGGGATCGGGGACCAGCTCGGGCGTCGGCTTCGCGATCCCGTCGACGAGCGTGACGGCGCTGGCCGATCAGCTGATCGAGGGCGGCTCGGTCCGGCCCGGCTTCCTCGGCATCGCCGGCCAACCGGTGTCGCCCGAGGCCGCCGAGGCATTCGGCGTGCCCGAGGGCGCGGTGATCGCCGAGGTCACGCCCGGCAGCGCGGCCGACGACGCCGGCCTGCAGGCCGAGGATGTGATCGTGTCGCTCAACGGCGAGTCGGTCGACTCGATGCTCGGCCTGAGCAGCCGCATCCAGGTCCGCCAGCCCGGTGACCAGGTCACCCTCGGCCTCGTCCGCGACGGCGAGCGCCTCGAGGTCACAGTGACGCTCGGCGAACGCAACGACGTGACGAACTAGCGGGCGGATCCGGTCACCCGCACACCGACGACCGCGCCGCCGCCACTGCCCCCTGGCGGCGGCGCGGTCACATCCGCTGCCTGTCGTGTCTCGACCAGCTCGACGCCGGCCCACGCCAACCCGCTGCGCAGCAACGACCGCAGGTCGTCGTCGCTCGCCGCGACCGCCTGCGCCGCCGCCTCGTCCCACGCGACGATCAACAGGTTCAGGTCACGGCTCGACATCTGCGGGAAGGCGTCGAGCATGCGCAGGTCGAGCGTGCGGTCGGCGCTGCTGTGTGACGGCGCAGTGCTGCGTACGACGTTGGCGACGAGACATCCGCCGTCGTCGTCACTCCACGACCCGGCGACCAGGGCGAGGTCGGTCCGCTCCGCGACCTCCGCGAGCGCACGTTGCACCGAGACCGGCAGTGACGCGATCGCGGTGCCCAGCCGTGCGGCGGGACCCACCGTGGAGAACAGTCGCACCGTCTTTCGCATGCCCCCAGCGTAGACGCGCGGCCAGGCGCGCCGTGAACTGGCATGCTTGGGCACCGCACCAGGCGAAAGAGCACCATGGTTGATCACGACGACGCGAAGCTCGCGGTCCGGGTCACTGGCGACCGCATCATGTGCGCGCTGCCCGACGCCGACGACCGGCGGTCGAAGGCGGGGATCATCATCCCGGCCACGGCCAAGACCGCCGATCGGCGCGGACTGTGGGGCACCGTGACCGAGGTGGGACCGCTGGTGCGCAGCATCGGCGTCGACGACATGGTGCTGTTCCTGCCCGACAGCGCGATCGAGGTCGACGTCCGCGGCGACGTGTTCCTGATCGTCCGCGAACGCGACGTGCATGCCGTCGCGTCCAGCGAGCGCGACGTGGGACCGACCGGCCTGTACCTGTAGCCCACCCCGCTCGCGATCGCACAGCGGGTCGATCGGGTCGCGATTCGCTACAGTGCCCGCGATGGGACTGCCCGCCGTGCATCGCCGCAACGTGATCACCACCGCTTCGGGCCGACGGATCCGACTGCCCGACGTGCCGGGCGTGACGCATGAACGTCGCTGGTGGCAGCACGGCGACCTTGTCGCTGGCGTCGACGAGGTGGGACGCGGGGCCTGGGCGGGACCGGTCACGTTCGCCGCGGTCGTCCTGCCCAGCGACAGGCGGATGTACAAGCTGCGCGACTCCAAGATGCTCGACCCCGCCCGGCGTGAGGAGCTCGCCGACCGGTTGGGCTCGTTCGCCGTGGCGATCGGCATCGGGCATGCGAGCAACGACGAGATCGACGCGATGGGCATGAGCGATGCCATGCGGCTCGCGGCGTCGCGTGCCGTGGCGAAGCTGCCGGTGCGTCCGGCGGCATTCCTGGTCGACGGCAACTGGAACATGCTCGCGGACGTCGCGCGGCCGGTGGAGCTGATCGTGCACGGCGACGCCCGGTCGGCGTCGATCGCGGCCGCGTCGATCGTGGCGAAGGTCACGCGTGACGCCCTCATGCGCGCCGTCTGTCCGACGTATCCCCGCTACGTCTTCTCCTCGAACAAGGGCTACCCGTCACCGCCGCACGTGGCGGCGCTGGACCGTCACGGTCCGTGCCGCCTGCACCGCCACAGCTGGGCACCGATCAGGGCCCGGACGACACCGCGGCTCGACCTGCCCCTGGATCGGATCGGGCCGCCGGAGGCGCCCCTCGGCGCGGACCCGATCGACGCTCCGGGCGGCGGGTGAACACCGACGGCGACCGTCCGCGTTCGAACCTAGGCTCGTGGACGATGAAGCTGTTCGACACGCGCAGCGGCCGGCCACGCACGCTGATCGCCGGCCACACCATCCGCCTGTACGTCTGCGGCATCACGCCGTACGACGCGGCACACCTCGGGCACGCGGCGACGTACGTCGCGTTCGACGTGCTGATCCGGGCACTCGAGCACCGGGGTCACGTGGTGCGCTACGTCCGCAACGTCACCGACGTCGACGACGACATCCTGCGGACGGCCCGCGAGCGCGACGTCGACTTCCTCGAGCTCGCCGAGTCCGAGGTGGCGCGCTTCGACGCCGATCTCCGGGCACTGGGCTGCCGCGAACCCGACGTGGCGCCCCGCGCCACCGATACGGTGCCCGCGATCGTGACCGCCGTATCCGGCCTGGTCGAGCGCGGCGCCGCGTACGTGCTCGACGACGGTCGCGTCTACTTCGACATCGCGATCGCCGAGCAGTTCGGCGCACTGTCCCGGCTCGATCGCGAGCGCATGCTGGCCGAGTTCGCGGAGAAGGGCGGCGATCCCGACGCGCCCGGCAAGCGCGACGCACTCGACTTCCTGCTGTGGCAGCCCGGCCGGGACGGCGAACCGACGTGGGAGAGCCCGTGGGGACCGGGCCGGCCCGGCTGGCACATCGAGTGCTCGGTGATGGCGATGGAGCACCTCGGCGGCGTCATCGACATCCACGGGGGCGGCAACGACCTGGTCTTCCCCCACCACGAGGCCGAGATCGTGCAGTCCGAGCACCTGACCGGGCAGGGCCCGTTCGCGCGGTTCTGGCTGCACACGGGCATGGTCGGGCTCGACGATGTCAAGATGAGCAAGTCACTGGGCAACCTCGTGTTCGCCCACGACCTGCTCGGCCGCTTCCCCGGCCCGGCGATCCGCACCTACCTGTTGGCCAACCACTACCGGGCGACCTGGAGCTACGACGAGGAACTGATGGTGGCATCGACCGGCCGGCTCGCCCGCTGGCGGACGGCGGCCGCCACGAGTGGCCGGGACCTGACCGATGAGCAGGCGGTCGTTGCCGCGCTCGACGACGATCTGGACACCCCCGCGGCGCTCGACGTGCTGGACCGCATGGCGAACGCCGGGCACGGTGCGTCGCTGTGCGCATCCGCCGCGCTGCTC from Euzebyales bacterium encodes:
- the cysS gene encoding cysteine--tRNA ligase, with the protein product MKLFDTRSGRPRTLIAGHTIRLYVCGITPYDAAHLGHAATYVAFDVLIRALEHRGHVVRYVRNVTDVDDDILRTARERDVDFLELAESEVARFDADLRALGCREPDVAPRATDTVPAIVTAVSGLVERGAAYVLDDGRVYFDIAIAEQFGALSRLDRERMLAEFAEKGGDPDAPGKRDALDFLLWQPGRDGEPTWESPWGPGRPGWHIECSVMAMEHLGGVIDIHGGGNDLVFPHHEAEIVQSEHLTGQGPFARFWLHTGMVGLDDVKMSKSLGNLVFAHDLLGRFPGPAIRTYLLANHYRATWSYDEELMVASTGRLARWRTAAATSGRDLTDEQAVVAALDDDLDTPAALDVLDRMANAGHGASLCASAALLGIDLDDQPTPTA
- a CDS encoding ribonuclease HII, with the translated sequence MTHERRWWQHGDLVAGVDEVGRGAWAGPVTFAAVVLPSDRRMYKLRDSKMLDPARREELADRLGSFAVAIGIGHASNDEIDAMGMSDAMRLAASRAVAKLPVRPAAFLVDGNWNMLADVARPVELIVHGDARSASIAAASIVAKVTRDALMRAVCPTYPRYVFSSNKGYPSPPHVAALDRHGPCRLHRHSWAPIRARTTPRLDLPLDRIGPPEAPLGADPIDAPGGG
- a CDS encoding HAMP domain-containing sensor histidine kinase, whose amino-acid sequence is MTGAVAPRDDAAPDRVRASRSSSTAAREASGIRDRLVRLMLVAVGVAVLLLGLPLAVVARQWVYSQEITALAQRAEQLADVLDVADDPAELTGRVGMVARVLDARVTVLDLGGRAVRDSSGVAPGTVFDDRPVRATRPGSPAGERIGNALVVAVVARVNATPVIVRVAAPADAAAARVSSAWLVIVVLGGTALTVGAALASWRARQLARPLEAVADSARRLGEGDFGGHAARSDIAEIDRIAASLDATAARLRSALERSASLSADASHQLRTPLTALRLNLEALAAELGTPSASLAAADAEVDRLEATLDELLALADAGVRASVVDLRALTMERLDAWRTIADAAGRAVRVTRTAVPLVRVRPAAVGQALQVLLDNALTHGRGDVTVWLEPVRRGERTWVRLCVGDEGPGPTVDDLADGGGRGLPLARALIEAEGGRLVLDGGHDVPPTASLHEGRGNRVCLVVPAVDDGGAEAVDDAAT
- a CDS encoding trypsin-like peptidase domain-containing protein; this translates as MTDYTSVESTQPIESHRPSTGDPTDQRPPTLPPPPPPRRRRPTTLLLVVVTALIAAALAYPAGRRAAEPQQQPEPVADVQADDAPADDAPAVLDAPSPVPEIARTVLPSVAQVIVGQGGGSAVIYRSDGYLVTNNHVVEGAPQVQVVLADGRRRDAEVVGTAGPPISDLAVLKIDDTDLPAATFATDAPEIGSTAVAIGSPFGLDATVTAGVVSALDRELIGGDEQLGMLIQTDAAINPGNSGGALVDDRGRIVGINTAILSGSGTSSGVGFAIPSTSVTALADQLIEGGSVRPGFLGIAGQPVSPEAAEAFGVPEGAVIAEVTPGSAADDAGLQAEDVIVSLNGESVDSMLGLSSRIQVRQPGDQVTLGLVRDGERLEVTVTLGERNDVTN
- a CDS encoding response regulator transcription factor yields the protein MDRGTGRAPSILLVEDDDGIARPLVAALRGSGYDVTRVSSGQQALANAAGVDAVVLDLGLPDLDGVEVCRRLRRRAPQARVLMLTARTTEADVVVGLDAGADDYVTKPFRLAELLARLRALLRRGAEAMPAERSMLVAQDVRVDPAARRAWRADDELELTPKEFDVLRLLVEHAGRVVSREQLLRDVWETTWGGSSKTVDMHLSWLRRKLGDAASAPRYITTVRGIGFRFENDADDPPQSEPVA
- a CDS encoding zinc-dependent metalloprotease yields the protein MSDPFGGNFDPRMFEQVPLFRELAKVMSWTGGPVNWDLALQTASSVTASGAPRTDRDEREFADAVHVAELWLDEATGLRAVAGAVRALSPREWVTAAATDTGLGLLVEPLAAGMGHALHQSMPEQLRGMEGQPGFADAIRQSFGAMGAMMYGVQIGTIAGNLSGQLLGAYDLGVPVIDARTVATVGDHHESFAADYDVEPAEMRYWLALREAMFRRMWAGVAWLQPHLSGLISEFATAAEFNPERLMDQLGAGGLDPSNLESLSDALGGSDFVVEPTADQQRVLGHLQALVAFVEAYAELAVRTAAGTRLGALTRIEEAMRRRRAAQGPGEQTLHQLIGLDLVPRQIRDARSFCDAVIAARGQVGLDRVWDDATHLPTTDDFSDPSRWLVRMAAVELEDPREDPPSTD